The following proteins come from a genomic window of Helicobacter canadensis MIT 98-5491:
- the hisH gene encoding imidazole glycerol phosphate synthase subunit HisH, with the protein MLGIINYNSGNLASVQNAILKLGGEVRIESNPEKLKSYDRLILPGVGAFGEAMEHLEKSGMKESILEFAKSGKPLLGICLGMQLLFQKSYEFGEHLGLGLIEGEIIKFDKKLLKEDEKIPHMGWNLVQKTKNSPLLKDLEETFYLYFVHSYYLGDFKNAIGISHYGVDFTALVQKDNLLGIQPHPEKSHNVGLKILENFLKFS; encoded by the coding sequence ATGCTTGGAATCATTAACTACAACAGCGGAAACCTAGCTAGTGTGCAAAATGCTATTTTAAAGCTAGGAGGAGAAGTTAGAATCGAATCTAACCCTGAAAAACTCAAAAGTTATGATAGGTTGATACTGCCTGGTGTTGGAGCCTTTGGTGAAGCTATGGAACATTTAGAAAAAAGTGGTATGAAAGAATCGATTTTAGAATTTGCAAAAAGCGGAAAACCTTTGCTTGGAATCTGCCTTGGGATGCAGCTTTTATTCCAAAAAAGTTATGAGTTTGGGGAGCATTTGGGGCTTGGTTTGATAGAGGGCGAGATTATAAAATTTGACAAAAAGCTACTCAAAGAAGATGAGAAGATTCCCCATATGGGGTGGAATCTTGTCCAAAAAACTAAAAATAGCCCACTCTTAAAAGATTTGGAAGAAACTTTTTATTTGTATTTTGTGCATAGTTATTACTTAGGTGATTTTAAAAATGCCATTGGAATAAGCCATTATGGTGTAGATTTCACAGCTTTAGTGCAAAAAGATAATCTTTTGGGGATTCAACCTCACCCAGAAAAATCTCACAATGTTGGTTTAAAAATTCTAGAAAATTTTCTCAAATTTTCTTGA
- a CDS encoding PDC sensor domain-containing protein, producing the protein MLSKEILEFSEMRYEIRAYLCFLLQRNIKNHLPHIELNKIIDGLHKIGSEVSIFELLYVLDSSGNLAIDGISNDSSIECKKGENHNDRAYFYRAIKEKKCILTDPYPSLASGNLVITASYPLYNDKGKLMYVVCLDIPLEKTSLLLKPMPLFGFFSHFKKGVYFIITLALFLVCGLLLVKGGISMWEALERFNSLDIKDIFEATILITLSLAIFDLVRAIFEEEVLGRQKSQDSKMVHKTMTRFLGSIVIALAIEALMLVFKFTIIEPEKLIYAVYLIVGVTLLLAGLSLYVKFTAGVKRD; encoded by the coding sequence ATGCTTTCAAAGGAAATTTTAGAATTTAGCGAAATGCGTTATGAAATAAGAGCCTATTTGTGCTTTTTATTGCAACGCAATATCAAAAACCATTTACCCCATATTGAACTTAATAAAATCATTGATGGTTTGCATAAAATTGGTAGTGAAGTTAGTATTTTTGAACTTTTATATGTCCTTGATTCAAGTGGAAATTTGGCAATAGATGGAATCAGCAATGATTCTTCCATAGAATGCAAAAAGGGTGAAAATCACAATGACAGAGCCTATTTTTATCGTGCCATCAAAGAAAAAAAATGTATCCTAACAGATCCCTACCCTTCCCTAGCAAGTGGGAATCTTGTAATCACTGCTTCTTATCCACTCTATAATGATAAAGGCAAACTAATGTATGTTGTCTGTCTTGATATACCCCTAGAAAAAACCTCTCTACTTTTAAAACCTATGCCACTTTTTGGTTTCTTTTCTCATTTTAAAAAGGGTGTTTATTTTATCATCACTTTAGCCTTATTTCTTGTTTGTGGATTATTGCTTGTAAAAGGTGGCATTAGTATGTGGGAAGCTCTAGAGAGATTTAATAGCCTAGATATTAAAGATATTTTTGAAGCCACGATTCTCATCACTCTTTCTTTGGCTATTTTTGATTTAGTCCGAGCAATCTTTGAAGAAGAAGTGCTTGGCAGGCAAAAATCTCAAGATTCTAAAATGGTGCATAAAACAATGACTCGCTTTTTAGGTTCTATTGTGATTGCTCTAGCCATTGAAGCCTTGATGCTAGTTTTTAAATTTACTATTATTGAGCCTGAAAAGCTTATCTATGCGGTGTATTTGATTGTTGGAGTAACATTGCTACTTGCAGGGCTTTCACTCTATGTAAAATTCACCGCTGGAGTTAAAAGGGATTAA
- a CDS encoding 3'-5' exonuclease, with product MVMVFDCETIPDVTLIKQGFKKEFEALNFDFSDELAISKKAMEIQKENSGSEFLPICYHQVVSIAAIFCDEYGNFKKVGNFKAIGNTKEEREKSLIQAFLDYLNKHQPKLVSFNGRGFDLPMLLLRAMKYKLQANAYFETDNLQYNKNKWENYRQRYSEKFHTDLLDVLGNFGSVRGLKLDVLANLMGFPGKYDIHGDMVLELYYQGEYEKIDEYCQSDVLNTYGVYLHYELLKGNLNVEQYQEILSNWRENLPKDKSYSSIFFDTITQQIHS from the coding sequence ATGGTAATGGTATTTGACTGCGAGACAATTCCTGATGTTACACTTATAAAGCAAGGCTTTAAAAAAGAGTTTGAAGCACTTAACTTTGATTTTTCTGATGAACTAGCCATTAGCAAAAAAGCAATGGAGATTCAAAAGGAAAATAGCGGAAGTGAATTTTTACCCATTTGCTACCACCAAGTCGTTTCTATTGCTGCCATTTTTTGCGATGAATATGGTAATTTTAAAAAAGTAGGAAATTTCAAAGCCATAGGCAACACCAAAGAAGAAAGAGAAAAATCACTCATACAAGCTTTTTTAGATTATTTAAATAAACACCAACCCAAACTAGTAAGCTTTAATGGGAGGGGATTTGATTTGCCAATGCTATTGCTTAGAGCGATGAAATATAAACTCCAAGCTAATGCGTATTTTGAAACAGATAACCTTCAATACAATAAAAACAAATGGGAAAATTATCGTCAAAGATATAGCGAAAAATTTCACACCGATTTGCTTGATGTATTGGGAAATTTTGGGAGTGTGCGTGGATTAAAGCTTGATGTGCTTGCAAACCTTATGGGTTTCCCTGGGAAATATGACATTCACGGCGATATGGTGCTAGAGCTTTATTATCAAGGAGAATATGAAAAAATTGATGAATATTGCCAAAGCGATGTCTTAAACACTTATGGCGTGTATTTGCACTATGAGCTTTTAAAGGGCAATTTAAATGTGGAGCAATATCAAGAAATCTTAAGTAATTGGAGGGAAAATCTCCCAAAAGACAAGTCTTATTCTTCAATCTTTTTTGATACAATCACACAACAAATTCACTCTTAA
- a CDS encoding pyridoxine 5'-phosphate synthase — translation MLLGVNIDHIATLREARKINDPDPLEAIFIAKRAGADQITMHLREDRRHMHDEDILRIAQSSFLPINIESSINPTIIEFLLKIAPHRITLVPENREEVTTEGGLNVVGNFERILQITKSFQEVGTQVSLFIDSEASQIEASKEVGAEMIELHTGSYANLHLMLFSNLPKMKNSIKELELPKKELLGLWEQSLESLKKGAKKANELGLGVAAGHGLNYVNLKPILEIQEIVELNIGQSIIARAIFVGLENAIRELKALLV, via the coding sequence ATGCTACTTGGAGTAAATATTGATCATATTGCTACTTTAAGGGAAGCACGAAAAATCAATGATCCAGATCCTTTGGAAGCGATTTTTATCGCAAAGAGAGCAGGGGCAGATCAAATCACGATGCATTTAAGGGAAGATAGGCGTCATATGCACGATGAAGACATTTTGCGGATAGCACAATCTTCGTTTTTACCTATTAATATTGAATCATCAATTAACCCCACTATTATTGAATTTCTTTTAAAAATTGCTCCACATAGAATCACGCTTGTTCCAGAAAATAGAGAGGAAGTAACGACAGAGGGTGGATTGAATGTTGTGGGGAATTTTGAACGCATTTTGCAAATTACAAAAAGTTTTCAAGAAGTTGGCACACAAGTTTCGCTTTTTATTGATTCGGAAGCAAGTCAAATTGAAGCCTCTAAGGAAGTGGGGGCAGAGATGATAGAGTTACACACAGGGAGCTATGCGAATTTGCACTTAATGCTTTTTTCAAATTTGCCTAAGATGAAAAATAGTATCAAAGAATTAGAATTGCCTAAAAAAGAGTTATTAGGTCTTTGGGAGCAGTCTTTGGAATCTCTTAAAAAAGGCGCAAAAAAAGCGAATGAATTGGGCTTGGGGGTCGCAGCAGGACACGGATTAAATTATGTGAATTTAAAGCCTATTTTGGAGATTCAAGAGATTGTGGAGTTAAATATTGGACAGAGTATCATTGCAAGAGCGATTTTTGTGGGATTGGAAAATGCTATTAGAGAGTTAAAGGCTTTGTTGGTGTAG
- a CDS encoding F0F1 ATP synthase subunit C: MKKLFLAFFALASVAFAAEGAGEMLLSYSAIAAGIGLGIAALGGAIGMGSTAAATISGMARNPGVGGKLMTTMFIALAMIEAQVIYTLVVALILLYANPFAGILGL; the protein is encoded by the coding sequence ATGAAAAAATTATTTTTAGCATTTTTTGCATTAGCTAGCGTAGCATTTGCTGCTGAGGGTGCTGGTGAAATGTTGTTGTCTTATTCTGCAATCGCTGCAGGTATTGGATTAGGTATTGCTGCGCTTGGTGGTGCTATCGGTATGGGAAGCACAGCAGCTGCAACTATTTCTGGTATGGCTAGAAATCCTGGTGTAGGCGGTAAGCTTATGACAACAATGTTTATTGCATTAGCGATGATTGAAGCACAAGTTATTTATACACTTGTTGTAGCTTTAATTCTTCTTTATGCTAACCCTTTTGCAGGAATACTAGGTTTATAA
- a CDS encoding glycosyltransferase family 8 protein: MYNVVLNLNENYVPYAAVLITSIIQNTQSSGGGGYNFHLLMDSISQENTKNLENLISELSKIYPCTLTIYILDDQLFREYSMPTLNGNYLAYYRLKIGSALPLSIKRCVYLDVDMIVLGDLRELFEVDLQGKICGVVMEHHSQKIYKPKNQAYKPINITGSYFNSGMLLVDLDLWRQENIEDRAFEIGKNYHYSFHDQDILNIVLSGKTHKVGIEWNLMVCVYYRAICKDEKGRDKLPYYRKDFNSALRNPKILHYFTHTKPWNNAKIYLDYHNKFLDQYWWDMVDQTPIFKEKLLQLKPQADSALAFQCLVGYKLLRYYQKGLFALIPFYTYSLIKNKDSIEQEEIPLKDYNLARDIGRVALNAYHKRKKGKLISFPFRMLHMIKNFRKNQARILG, from the coding sequence ATGTATAATGTCGTGCTTAATTTAAATGAAAATTATGTGCCTTATGCAGCAGTGCTAATCACTTCAATTATTCAAAATACTCAATCTAGTGGGGGGGGGGGCTATAATTTTCACCTTTTAATGGATTCTATTAGCCAAGAAAATACAAAGAATCTAGAAAATCTTATCTCGGAGCTTTCCAAAATTTATCCTTGCACACTTACCATTTATATTTTAGATGATCAACTCTTTAGAGAATATTCTATGCCTACACTCAATGGAAATTATTTAGCTTATTATCGCTTAAAGATTGGCAGTGCTTTGCCATTATCAATTAAACGATGTGTTTATTTGGATGTAGATATGATTGTTTTGGGGGATTTAAGAGAGCTATTTGAAGTGGATCTACAAGGTAAAATTTGCGGGGTTGTAATGGAGCATCATTCTCAAAAAATTTATAAGCCTAAAAATCAAGCTTATAAGCCCATAAATATTACAGGAAGCTATTTTAATTCTGGAATGTTGCTTGTAGATTTGGATTTATGGAGACAAGAAAATATAGAAGATAGGGCTTTTGAGATTGGAAAAAATTATCATTACTCTTTCCACGATCAAGATATATTAAACATAGTTTTATCTGGGAAAACTCATAAGGTTGGAATAGAATGGAATCTTATGGTTTGTGTTTATTATCGTGCGATTTGTAAAGATGAAAAAGGCAGGGACAAGCTTCCTTATTATAGAAAAGATTTTAATAGTGCATTGCGAAATCCTAAAATCTTGCACTATTTCACACACACTAAACCTTGGAATAACGCTAAGATTTATTTAGATTATCACAATAAATTTTTAGATCAATATTGGTGGGATATGGTGGATCAAACTCCTATTTTTAAAGAAAAATTATTACAACTTAAACCACAAGCAGATAGTGCCCTAGCTTTTCAATGTTTGGTTGGATATAAGCTTCTAAGATATTATCAAAAAGGCTTATTTGCACTAATTCCATTTTATACTTACTCTCTCATTAAAAATAAAGATTCAATAGAGCAAGAAGAAATTCCCCTAAAAGATTATAATTTAGCTAGAGACATAGGAAGGGTTGCTTTAAATGCTTATCATAAACGCAAAAAAGGTAAATTAATTTCATTTCCTTTTAGAATGTTGCATATGATTAAAAACTTTAGAAAGAATCAAGCAAGAATCTTGGGTTAG
- the metK gene encoding methionine adenosyltransferase, producing MKKEFLFTSESVTEGHPDKMADQISDAILDYIIERDPKARVACETLLSNGYCVIAGELKTHAYAPMQDIARRVIREIGYIDARYGFDYRSAGVLNGIGEQSPDINQGVDREDGEIGAGDQGLMFGYACRETDVLMPLPIYLSHRITERLAALRKDGTLPFLRPDGKSQVTIKYVNGIPVGIDTIVVSTQHSPETSQETLRSAVIEEVIKKALPEQFATDNIRYFINPTGKFVIGGPQGDAGLTGRKIIVDTYGGSCPHGGGAFSGKDPSKVDRSGAYAMRYVAKNLVASGICDKATVQIAYAIGVVEPVSILVNTHGTGKVEDSKIEECVKTLFRLTPKGIIESLDLLRPIYQKTASYGHFGRELPEFTWEKTDKAEAIKDYFNLK from the coding sequence ATGAAAAAAGAATTTCTCTTTACTTCTGAATCGGTTACCGAAGGGCATCCAGATAAAATGGCTGATCAAATTAGCGATGCGATTTTAGATTATATTATAGAACGCGATCCAAAGGCTAGAGTAGCTTGTGAAACTTTGCTTTCTAATGGTTATTGCGTGATTGCGGGAGAATTAAAAACTCACGCTTATGCTCCAATGCAAGACATTGCTAGACGCGTGATTCGAGAGATTGGCTATATTGATGCACGCTATGGATTTGACTACCGCAGCGCTGGAGTGCTTAATGGAATCGGAGAGCAAAGTCCGGATATTAATCAAGGCGTAGATAGAGAAGATGGCGAGATTGGAGCAGGGGATCAAGGCTTGATGTTTGGTTATGCTTGTCGCGAAACTGATGTTTTAATGCCACTTCCTATTTATCTTTCCCACAGAATCACAGAAAGACTAGCTGCACTTAGAAAAGATGGAACACTTCCTTTTTTGCGTCCTGATGGTAAATCTCAAGTTACAATCAAATATGTTAATGGAATCCCTGTAGGCATTGATACTATTGTTGTCTCAACTCAACATAGTCCAGAGACTTCTCAAGAAACACTTAGAAGTGCCGTTATTGAAGAAGTTATCAAAAAAGCTTTGCCCGAGCAATTTGCAACCGATAATATTCGCTACTTTATCAATCCAACTGGAAAATTTGTCATCGGTGGTCCTCAAGGTGATGCAGGGCTAACAGGGCGAAAAATCATTGTCGATACTTATGGTGGAAGTTGTCCGCATGGTGGGGGAGCTTTTAGTGGAAAAGATCCAAGCAAAGTCGATAGAAGTGGTGCCTATGCAATGCGATATGTTGCAAAAAATCTTGTAGCAAGTGGAATCTGCGATAAAGCCACCGTTCAAATTGCCTATGCTATTGGGGTAGTAGAGCCTGTATCAATTCTTGTTAATACTCACGGAACAGGAAAAGTAGAAGATTCCAAAATCGAAGAATGCGTCAAAACCCTTTTCCGCCTTACACCAAAAGGTATTATTGAATCTCTAGACTTACTCCGCCCTATCTATCAAAAAACTGCAAGTTATGGACACTTTGGTAGAGAATTACCTGAATTCACTTGGGAAAAAACTGACAAAGCAGAAGCTATTAAAGATTATTTCAATCTCAAATAA
- a CDS encoding peroxiredoxin, whose product MLVTKKAPNFKAPAVLADNQIVEDFELARNLGRNGAVVFFWPKDFTFVCPSEIIAMDHRVKAFAEKGFNVIGVSIDSDVVHFAWKNTPVNQGGIGNVQFPMVSDITKQISRDYEVLIDEAVALRGSFLIDKNQVVRHAVINDLPLGRNMDEMLRMCDALTFFEENGEVCPAGWNKGDKGMKADAKGVAEYLSQNADKL is encoded by the coding sequence ATGTTAGTAACAAAAAAAGCTCCAAATTTCAAAGCACCTGCAGTTTTAGCAGACAATCAAATTGTAGAAGATTTCGAACTTGCTAGAAATCTTGGTAGAAATGGTGCAGTTGTTTTCTTTTGGCCAAAAGATTTTACTTTTGTTTGTCCTTCAGAAATCATTGCAATGGATCACAGAGTAAAAGCTTTTGCCGAAAAAGGTTTTAATGTAATTGGTGTTTCTATTGATTCTGATGTTGTTCATTTTGCATGGAAAAATACTCCAGTTAATCAAGGTGGAATCGGAAATGTTCAATTCCCTATGGTTTCTGATATTACAAAACAAATTTCAAGAGATTATGAAGTTTTAATTGATGAAGCAGTTGCATTAAGAGGTTCTTTCTTAATTGATAAAAATCAAGTTGTTCGCCACGCTGTAATCAATGACCTTCCACTTGGTAGAAATATGGATGAAATGCTAAGAATGTGCGATGCACTAACATTCTTTGAAGAAAATGGTGAAGTTTGTCCAGCAGGTTGGAATAAAGGTGATAAAGGCATGAAAGCTGATGCTAAAGGTGTAGCAGAATATCTTTCTCAAAACGCAGATAAACTTTAA
- a CDS encoding HDOD domain-containing protein: MNPLLLKAIQDLPPLPSTVTELRNYIDSNGANLEVKKIATIIQKDPLLVGELLRLANSPFYGFSRQVSTIQQVISLLGINNIKNIVLANSLKSTFTIDVSPYGLDTTDFLNNCSKEVDFISNWLKEEDKALANTLVPCAMLLRLGMILLSNMLIKADKDKEFLAENKAHNFQDIHEVENHYCGVDSISFLGFLFDYWKFDEVLIQSIAYIDTPHAATNEIKKNAYALAITNCLFEPYAPLSHFNSRKAIALLNEAKAQNIDFDMGNFLANLPKEAKENLAQELGS; the protein is encoded by the coding sequence ATGAACCCCCTATTATTGAAGGCTATTCAAGATCTTCCACCGCTACCAAGCACCGTGACAGAATTACGCAATTATATTGATTCTAATGGTGCAAACTTAGAAGTCAAAAAAATTGCCACTATTATCCAGAAAGATCCACTTTTGGTTGGAGAATTATTGCGTCTTGCAAACTCCCCTTTTTATGGATTCTCACGACAAGTCTCTACCATTCAACAAGTTATTTCTCTATTAGGAATCAATAATATTAAAAATATTGTTTTGGCTAACTCTCTTAAATCTACTTTCACTATTGATGTTTCTCCTTATGGTTTAGACACTACAGATTTTCTTAATAACTGCTCTAAAGAAGTGGATTTTATCTCAAATTGGCTCAAAGAAGAGGATAAAGCCCTTGCAAATACGCTTGTGCCCTGTGCAATGCTATTAAGATTAGGGATGATTTTGCTTTCTAATATGCTTATTAAAGCCGATAAAGACAAAGAATTTTTAGCAGAAAATAAAGCCCATAATTTCCAAGATATTCACGAAGTAGAAAATCATTATTGCGGTGTTGATAGCATATCTTTTTTGGGATTTTTATTTGATTATTGGAAGTTTGATGAAGTCCTAATCCAAAGTATCGCTTATATTGATACTCCTCACGCTGCCACCAATGAAATCAAAAAAAACGCCTATGCTCTAGCTATTACTAACTGCCTTTTTGAACCTTATGCACCACTTAGCCACTTTAATTCTAGAAAGGCTATCGCACTTTTAAATGAAGCAAAGGCACAAAATATTGACTTTGATATGGGAAACTTTTTAGCTAATTTACCTAAAGAAGCCAAAGAAAACTTAGCTCAAGAATTAGGGAGTTAA
- a CDS encoding MqnA/MqnD/SBP family protein: MRFGKIDYLNLLPFEVFIRAYPTPSQFMLCYKKRKSYPAKLNKEFLFGYIDAGFVSSITALRKSNFFASRIGIVARKKVLSVICLKEEEGSDYQSATSNALLKVLGLKGRVLIGDRALVEVLKQKKEGRKDYIDMGEYWVSKQGLPFVFGRLCVRKDLAFFKKVIQAFEKKHIKIPYYILDEASCNTGVSKKQILEYLKVLSYKIDKKANFGMQRFYRELRILGIKPPKRF; encoded by the coding sequence ATGCGGTTTGGGAAAATTGATTATTTAAATCTTTTGCCTTTTGAAGTTTTTATACGCGCCTATCCAACACCTTCTCAATTTATGTTGTGCTATAAAAAACGAAAATCTTATCCAGCTAAACTCAATAAAGAATTTCTATTTGGCTATATTGATGCAGGATTTGTGTCTTCTATCACAGCTTTGCGAAAAAGCAATTTTTTTGCTTCAAGAATTGGGATTGTTGCAAGGAAAAAAGTCTTAAGCGTCATTTGTCTTAAAGAAGAAGAAGGGAGTGATTATCAATCAGCAACTTCTAATGCACTTTTGAAAGTTTTAGGTTTAAAAGGGCGTGTTTTGATTGGAGATAGGGCGTTAGTGGAAGTTTTAAAGCAAAAAAAGGAAGGTAGAAAAGATTATATTGATATGGGGGAATATTGGGTTTCTAAGCAGGGATTACCTTTTGTTTTTGGGAGATTATGTGTAAGAAAAGATCTAGCTTTTTTTAAGAAAGTTATTCAAGCTTTTGAGAAAAAACACATTAAGATACCTTATTATATCTTAGATGAAGCCTCTTGCAATACAGGGGTAAGTAAAAAGCAGATTTTGGAATATCTAAAAGTTCTTTCTTATAAAATTGATAAGAAGGCTAATTTTGGTATGCAGAGATTTTATAGAGAATTGCGTATTTTAGGAATCAAACCTCCAAAACGATTCTAA
- the ndk gene encoding nucleoside-diphosphate kinase has protein sequence MEKTLSIIKPDAVKKNVIGKIIDRFESNGLRIAAMKKVQLSQSDAQEFYAIHKSRPFFNDLVTFMVSGPVVVMVLEGLNAVAKNRELMGATNPKEAAAGTIRADFAESIDANAVHGSDSLENAEKEIKFFFAEREIC, from the coding sequence ATGGAGAAAACATTATCCATTATTAAGCCAGATGCAGTGAAAAAGAATGTTATTGGTAAAATTATTGATAGATTTGAAAGCAATGGCTTAAGAATTGCAGCAATGAAAAAAGTCCAATTAAGCCAAAGTGATGCACAAGAATTTTATGCTATTCACAAAAGTCGCCCTTTTTTCAATGATTTAGTTACTTTTATGGTGAGCGGTCCAGTTGTTGTAATGGTATTGGAAGGATTGAATGCGGTTGCAAAAAATCGTGAATTAATGGGAGCTACTAACCCTAAAGAAGCAGCAGCAGGCACAATAAGAGCAGATTTTGCTGAAAGCATTGATGCCAATGCAGTGCATGGAAGTGATAGTTTAGAGAATGCGGAAAAAGAAATTAAATTTTTCTTTGCAGAAAGGGAAATTTGCTAA
- the rpmF gene encoding 50S ribosomal protein L32 produces MAVPKRRVSKTRAAKRRTHYKIALAMPIKDKDGTWKMPHRVNKFTGKYKD; encoded by the coding sequence ATGGCAGTACCAAAGAGACGCGTAAGTAAAACAAGAGCAGCAAAGAGAAGAACGCATTATAAAATTGCTTTAGCAATGCCTATAAAAGATAAAGATGGCACTTGGAAAATGCCTCATAGGGTAAATAAATTTACTGGAAAATATAAAGACTAA
- the plsX gene encoding phosphate acyltransferase PlsX, giving the protein MVKIAVDAMGGDFGASPLVEGALWALKERDFSLVLIGNKTILDPLIPVDMANKVQIVHCEDFIAMDDGATAALKRKDSSIYLAMEMLKNKEVDAVVSAGHSGATMSLATLKIGRLKGISRPAICTLMPRIDGNKSLIIDAGANVDCKPENLFEFGIMGYEYAKWILKYPKVRIGLLANGEEECKGNENTKAAMEILRNHPSFIGNIEGNNIFDSSVEVVVCDGFVGNVVLKTSEGVADSIIHLLKQYIKSSLIGTFGALFMRGVFKKLKKQIDYAEYGGAPLLGIDGNVIICHGKSNAKAMKNAIFQAISTIENSINDKILSALQLHKMPTK; this is encoded by the coding sequence ATTGTGAAAATTGCTGTTGATGCAATGGGTGGTGATTTTGGAGCTTCACCACTTGTAGAAGGTGCTTTGTGGGCATTAAAGGAGAGAGATTTTTCTCTAGTGCTTATTGGAAATAAGACTATTCTTGATCCTTTGATTCCTGTGGATATGGCGAATAAGGTTCAAATTGTTCATTGTGAGGATTTTATTGCAATGGATGATGGTGCTACTGCAGCACTTAAGCGTAAAGATAGCTCGATTTATTTGGCTATGGAGATGCTCAAAAATAAAGAAGTGGATGCGGTGGTTTCTGCTGGGCATAGTGGTGCAACTATGAGTTTGGCGACTTTGAAGATTGGACGCTTAAAAGGTATTTCTCGCCCTGCAATTTGCACTTTAATGCCACGAATAGATGGAAACAAAAGCTTAATTATCGATGCAGGGGCTAATGTAGATTGTAAGCCTGAGAATCTCTTTGAATTTGGCATTATGGGTTATGAGTATGCCAAATGGATTTTAAAATATCCCAAAGTGCGAATCGGATTGCTTGCTAATGGCGAAGAAGAATGCAAAGGCAATGAAAACACAAAAGCAGCAATGGAAATACTAAGGAATCATCCAAGTTTTATTGGAAATATTGAGGGTAATAATATTTTTGATTCTTCTGTTGAAGTGGTTGTATGCGATGGTTTTGTCGGAAATGTTGTCCTAAAAACAAGTGAAGGTGTTGCGGATTCAATCATTCATCTCTTGAAGCAATATATTAAAAGCTCTCTTATAGGGACTTTTGGAGCATTGTTTATGAGGGGTGTGTTTAAGAAACTAAAAAAGCAAATTGACTATGCAGAGTATGGTGGAGCACCGCTCCTTGGTATTGATGGAAATGTGATTATTTGCCATGGAAAAAGCAATGCCAAAGCAATGAAAAATGCAATTTTTCAAGCAATTTCTACGATTGAAAATAGCATCAATGATAAGATACTAAGTGCTTTGCAACTACACAAAATGCCAACAAAATAA